The Saccharolobus shibatae B12 genomic interval CCTTGTGTATGTTTGATACGTTATATGCTATTAAATATTAACAATTTTCAATTTCTTAGTGCGTTTAGCAGCTTTCTTTTATATTTACTATATTCAAGAACCCTTATTTCCTTTTATAGTTTTTAAGTCTATTCAAATAATTGCCCCAACCCTTTTACTTTAATATTAAGATTCAGTTTGTACAGTATTTCCCACAATGTAGCACTGTTACTACTGATTACTGGCTTTTTAATTTCCTTTTCTAATTTACTAAGAATCTCAAATGTTCTAAGGTTTGTACAGGAAATGAAGACTCCATCATAATCCTCCTTAACGTTTCTTAGTACGTTAATCGCAAAATTATAAGTTTCCTCCGGGCTCACTTGGCCTATTTTAATATTTTCTAGTATTTCCATTCCCGCACTTCTAACTATTTCAAAACCGTTCTTAGATAAGAAATCTATCTCTTTTTTGTTAACCTCTTCTATATAAGGTGTAAGTAAAACTAACCTTTTTACGTTTAATTTCTTCAAGGCATTTATTACAGACCCAGATGTGGCAGTAGCAAGTACTTTAGCAATTTTCTCAATCCTTTGAATTATTTCCTCATGATGTTTAGGTCCTTT includes:
- a CDS encoding maleate cis-trans isomerase family protein → MEWIKVGVIIPSSNTTVEYEFNNIFSQIKEYRITSHFSRIKLRNVNIEDLAEMERETERAVTELSTISPQIISYACTTGSLFKGPKHHEEIIQRIEKIAKVLATATSGSVINALKKLNVKRLVLLTPYIEEVNKKEIDFLSKNGFEIVRSAGMEILENIKIGQVSPEETYNFAINVLRNVKEDYDGVFISCTNLRTFEILSKLEKEIKKPVISSNSATLWEILYKLNLNIKVKGLGQLFE